A window of Actinobacillus suis ATCC 33415 contains these coding sequences:
- the mnmG gene encoding tRNA uridine-5-carboxymethylaminomethyl(34) synthesis enzyme MnmG yields MIYREIYDVIVVGGGHAGTEAALAPARMGLKTLLLTHNVDTLGQMSCNPAIGGIGKGHLVKEIDAMGGLMAIATDQAGIQFRTLNSSKGPAVRATRAQADRVLYRQAVRTALENQPNLDIFQQEVVDILVENNRAVGAVTKMGLTFKARSVVLTAGTFLAGKIHIGLDNYAGGRAGDPAATMLADRLRDLNLRVDRLKTGTPPRLDARTINFDVLAKQHGDAELPVMSFMGSVDLHPRQIPCYITHTNEQTHDLIRNSLDRSPMYTGIIEGIGPRYCPSIEDKVMRFSDRNSHQIYLEPEGLSTIEVYPNGISTSLPFDVQMGIVNSMKGLENTRIIKPGYAIEYDYFDPRDLKPTLETKAIEGLFFAGQINGTTGYEEAAAQGLLAGINAALQVQGKEAWFPTRDLAYTGVLVDDLCTLGTKEPYRVFTSRAEYRLLLREDNADIRLTPIAHQLGLIDDARWARFNQKMENIERERERLKQIWIHPQSEHLAAVNELVSSPLTREASGEDLLRRPEVTYDKLVQVAAFAPALDDKQAAEQVEISIKYQGYIEHQQNEIERHKRHENTLIPAEFDYDKVESLSNEVRAKLMQHRPVSIGQASRISGITPAAISILLVNLKKQGMLKRGEL; encoded by the coding sequence ATGATTTATCGTGAAATTTACGATGTAATTGTGGTTGGTGGAGGCCACGCAGGGACAGAAGCAGCGCTTGCTCCTGCTCGTATGGGACTAAAAACCCTACTCTTAACACATAATGTAGATACTTTAGGACAAATGTCTTGTAACCCAGCGATTGGTGGTATCGGTAAAGGCCATTTAGTAAAAGAGATCGATGCTATGGGCGGTTTAATGGCAATAGCTACTGACCAAGCGGGGATCCAATTCCGTACTTTAAATAGCTCGAAAGGACCAGCCGTACGTGCGACTCGAGCACAAGCCGACCGTGTGCTTTACCGCCAAGCTGTACGAACTGCATTAGAAAATCAGCCAAATTTAGATATTTTCCAACAAGAAGTGGTTGATATTTTAGTTGAAAATAACCGTGCGGTGGGCGCTGTAACTAAAATGGGGCTCACCTTTAAAGCTCGTTCTGTGGTATTAACGGCAGGTACTTTCCTTGCCGGTAAAATTCATATTGGTTTAGATAACTATGCTGGTGGTCGAGCAGGTGATCCTGCTGCAACGATGCTTGCAGATCGTTTACGTGATCTAAATTTACGCGTTGATCGTCTTAAAACAGGTACGCCACCACGTTTGGATGCTCGTACGATCAATTTTGACGTATTGGCTAAACAACATGGCGATGCAGAATTACCTGTAATGTCATTTATGGGCTCAGTTGATCTTCATCCGCGTCAAATTCCTTGCTATATCACACATACCAATGAACAAACGCACGATTTGATCCGCAATAGCTTAGATCGTAGCCCAATGTACACTGGTATCATTGAAGGGATCGGTCCTCGCTACTGCCCGTCTATTGAAGATAAAGTGATGCGTTTTAGTGATCGCAACAGTCACCAAATTTATCTCGAACCGGAAGGTTTAAGTACAATTGAAGTTTATCCGAACGGGATTTCAACCAGCTTACCGTTTGATGTTCAAATGGGTATCGTAAATTCGATGAAAGGTTTGGAGAACACTCGTATTATCAAACCGGGTTATGCGATTGAGTATGATTATTTCGACCCTCGTGATCTTAAACCGACTTTAGAAACCAAAGCGATTGAAGGCTTATTCTTTGCCGGCCAGATTAACGGTACAACAGGTTATGAAGAAGCGGCAGCACAAGGCTTGTTAGCAGGTATTAATGCCGCATTACAGGTTCAGGGCAAAGAGGCATGGTTCCCTACACGTGATCTTGCTTATACCGGTGTATTGGTTGACGATCTTTGCACGCTCGGCACTAAAGAGCCGTATCGTGTCTTTACCTCACGTGCGGAATATCGTTTATTGCTACGTGAAGATAACGCTGATATCCGTTTAACCCCGATTGCACACCAATTAGGCTTGATTGATGATGCACGTTGGGCGAGATTTAATCAAAAAATGGAAAATATCGAGCGTGAGCGCGAACGTCTAAAACAAATTTGGATTCACCCGCAATCGGAACATTTAGCGGCAGTCAATGAATTGGTAAGTAGTCCGCTTACCCGTGAAGCAAGCGGTGAAGACTTATTACGCCGTCCGGAAGTGACCTATGACAAACTTGTGCAAGTCGCTGCTTTTGCGCCTGCTTTAGACGATAAACAAGCAGCTGAACAAGTTGAAATTTCGATTAAATACCAAGGTTATATCGAACATCAGCAAAATGAGATTGAACGTCATAAACGTCATGAAAATACTTTAATTCCGGCTGAATTTGATTATGACAAAGTTGAGAGCCTATCAAACGAAGTGCGTGCGAAGCTGATGCAACATCGTCCGGTTTCGATTGGGCAGGCAAGCCGTATTTCAGGTATTACACCGGCTGCGATTTCAATTCTGCTGGTGAATTTGAAAAAGCAAGGTATGTTGAAACGAGGCGAATTATAA
- the rsmG gene encoding 16S rRNA (guanine(527)-N(7))-methyltransferase RsmG has translation MKQKLDRLLVQAQINLTDQQKEQLVGFVRLLDKWNKAYNLTSVRNPDEMLVKHILDSLVVSEHLQGEKFIDVGTGPGLPGIPLAIANPDKQFVLLDSLGKRITFIKNALRELGITNVTPVLSRVEEYTEQTFDGVLSRAFASLNDMVDWCYHLPNPQGKFYALKGIYAESEVQDIKKPIQLEQVLTLTVPELIGERHLVVLMK, from the coding sequence ATGAAACAAAAATTAGACCGCTTGCTGGTACAAGCTCAAATTAATTTGACCGATCAGCAGAAAGAGCAATTGGTTGGTTTTGTGCGTTTATTAGATAAATGGAATAAAGCCTATAACCTTACTTCTGTGCGCAACCCGGATGAAATGTTAGTGAAGCATATCTTGGACAGTTTAGTGGTAAGCGAGCATTTACAGGGCGAAAAGTTTATTGATGTAGGAACAGGACCAGGATTACCGGGGATTCCGCTTGCGATTGCAAATCCTGATAAACAATTTGTGTTATTAGATAGCCTTGGCAAACGAATTACCTTTATTAAAAATGCATTACGTGAATTAGGAATTACAAATGTAACCCCTGTTCTTTCTCGCGTAGAGGAATATACGGAGCAGACCTTTGATGGGGTGTTAAGCCGAGCTTTTGCCAGCCTAAACGATATGGTGGATTGGTGTTACCATTTACCGAATCCGCAAGGTAAATTTTATGCGCTTAAAGGGATTTATGCTGAAAGTGAAGTGCAAGACATTAAAAAGCCGATTCAGTTAGAGCAAGTGCTTACACTCACAGTTCCAGAATTAATCGGAGAACGTCACTTAGTTGTACTTATGAAGTGA
- a CDS encoding ATP synthase subunit I, giving the protein MSTVINKAKQHYIRALKIESLLLLSTVGFLIVWKGVDGISFLGGALSSFLPHCVFVYWIFFKKTTKNQSRMGAFYRGEGLKWLITILLVVMCFKLLPSLHIVLFFVGYLMALFFNNVIPFILSKRTH; this is encoded by the coding sequence ATGTCTACTGTAATAAATAAAGCCAAACAACACTATATAAGAGCATTAAAAATCGAGAGTTTACTTCTCCTAAGTACAGTCGGTTTCTTGATAGTTTGGAAAGGTGTTGATGGTATTTCATTCTTGGGCGGTGCTTTATCAAGTTTTCTCCCTCATTGTGTCTTTGTTTATTGGATTTTTTTCAAAAAGACTACAAAAAATCAGTCAAGAATGGGCGCATTTTACCGTGGTGAAGGATTAAAATGGTTAATCACTATTTTATTAGTGGTTATGTGTTTTAAATTACTTCCTTCTCTCCATATTGTTCTGTTTTTTGTAGGGTATTTAATGGCATTATTTTTTAATAATGTCATTCCGTTTATTTTAAGTAAACGAACTCATTAA
- the atpB gene encoding F0F1 ATP synthase subunit A, with translation MAGTTAEYISHHLSFLASGDGFWAVHLDTLFFSLLAGVIFLFVFSKVAKNATAGVPGKLQCLVEIIIEWVDGLVKDNFHGPRNVIAPLALTIFCWVFIMNAIDLVPVDFLPQLANMLGIHYLRAVPTADISATLGMSICVFFLILFYTVKSKGFSGLVKEYTFHPFNHWAFIPVNFILETVTLLAKPISLAFRLFGNMYAGELIFILIAVMYMADNFALQALGIPLHLVWAIFHILVITLQAFIFMMLTIVYLSIAYNKADH, from the coding sequence ATGGCTGGAACTACCGCAGAATATATTAGCCACCACTTGAGTTTTTTGGCTTCGGGTGATGGCTTTTGGGCTGTGCATTTAGATACGCTCTTCTTTTCTCTTCTTGCTGGAGTTATTTTCCTTTTTGTATTTTCTAAAGTTGCTAAAAATGCGACTGCCGGAGTACCAGGAAAATTACAATGCTTAGTGGAAATTATTATTGAATGGGTTGATGGTTTAGTTAAAGATAACTTCCATGGACCTCGTAATGTAATTGCTCCACTTGCACTCACTATTTTCTGCTGGGTATTTATTATGAATGCCATTGACTTAGTTCCAGTAGATTTCTTACCTCAGTTAGCGAATATGTTAGGTATTCATTACCTTCGTGCCGTACCTACAGCTGATATCAGCGCTACATTAGGTATGTCTATTTGCGTATTCTTCTTAATTCTGTTCTATACCGTAAAATCAAAAGGTTTTAGCGGCTTAGTAAAAGAATATACGTTCCATCCGTTTAATCATTGGGCATTTATTCCAGTAAACTTTATTCTTGAAACGGTAACTCTACTTGCAAAACCGATTTCTTTAGCATTCCGTTTATTCGGTAATATGTATGCGGGTGAGCTAATCTTTATCCTTATCGCAGTAATGTATATGGCGGATAACTTTGCATTACAAGCGTTAGGTATTCCATTGCATTTGGTTTGGGCTATTTTCCATATCTTAGTTATTACGCTTCAAGCCTTTATTTTTATGATGCTAACGATTGTTTATTTGAGTATCGCTTATAACAAAGCGGATCATTAA
- the atpE gene encoding F0F1 ATP synthase subunit C, with protein MESVITATIIGASILLAFAALGTAIGFAILGGKFLESSARQPELASSLQTKMFIVAGLLDAIAMIAVGISLLFIFANPFIDLLK; from the coding sequence ATGGAATCAGTAATCACAGCAACAATTATTGGTGCATCAATCTTATTAGCTTTCGCTGCTCTTGGTACAGCTATCGGCTTTGCTATCTTAGGTGGTAAATTCTTAGAATCATCTGCTCGTCAACCTGAATTAGCAAGTAGCTTACAAACTAAGATGTTCATCGTGGCAGGTCTTTTAGATGCTATCGCAATGATCGCTGTAGGTATTTCTTTACTTTTCATCTTCGCGAACCCGTTCATTGATTTATTGAAATAA
- the atpF gene encoding F0F1 ATP synthase subunit B: MNLNATLIGQLIAFALFVAFCMKYVWPPLIKAIEERQANIANALASAEKARQEQADSKAAADQEILKAKEEAQKIIDLATKRRNEILESVQAEAEIERQRIIEQGRAEVESERKRVQEELRQKVAALAVAGAEKIVGRSVDQAANNDIIDKLVAEL; the protein is encoded by the coding sequence GTGAATTTAAATGCAACACTAATTGGTCAACTTATTGCATTCGCACTGTTTGTTGCGTTTTGTATGAAATATGTTTGGCCACCGCTTATTAAAGCGATCGAAGAGCGCCAAGCGAATATTGCTAACGCTTTAGCATCAGCTGAAAAAGCGAGACAAGAACAAGCAGATTCTAAAGCTGCAGCGGATCAAGAAATCCTCAAAGCAAAAGAAGAAGCACAGAAAATTATTGATTTAGCAACCAAACGTCGTAATGAAATTTTAGAATCTGTACAAGCAGAAGCTGAAATTGAACGTCAACGTATTATTGAACAAGGTCGCGCAGAAGTAGAAAGCGAGCGTAAACGTGTTCAAGAAGAGCTTCGTCAAAAAGTGGCTGCATTGGCTGTTGCCGGCGCAGAGAAAATTGTTGGTCGTTCTGTTGATCAAGCAGCGAACAATGACATTATTGATAAGCTAGTTGCAGAACTATAA
- the atpH gene encoding F0F1 ATP synthase subunit delta, with protein sequence MSELSTVARPYAKAAFDFALEQGQLDKWQEMLQFSALVAENEQVADYINSSLASGQISETFLQICGDQLDQYGQNFIRVMAENKRLVVLPAVLNEFIKLRAQHEAVKDIIVVSASELSQAQIDKIASAMEKRLNQKVRLTVQLDNSLIAGIIIKYDDVVIDGSSRGQLNRLSQALSL encoded by the coding sequence ATGTCAGAATTAAGTACAGTAGCTCGCCCCTACGCTAAAGCAGCTTTTGATTTTGCTTTAGAGCAAGGTCAGTTGGATAAATGGCAAGAAATGTTACAGTTTTCAGCATTAGTTGCTGAGAATGAACAGGTGGCGGATTATATTAATTCGTCTCTTGCAAGCGGTCAGATTTCGGAAACTTTTCTCCAAATTTGTGGCGACCAGCTTGACCAATATGGGCAAAATTTTATTCGTGTAATGGCTGAGAACAAACGTCTTGTTGTGTTACCTGCGGTACTTAATGAATTTATTAAGTTACGTGCGCAACATGAAGCGGTAAAAGATATTATCGTTGTTTCAGCAAGCGAATTAAGTCAAGCACAAATCGATAAAATCGCAAGCGCGATGGAAAAACGCTTAAATCAAAAAGTACGTTTAACTGTTCAATTAGATAATTCTCTCATTGCCGGCATTATTATTAAATATGATGATGTAGTCATTGATGGTAGTAGCCGTGGTCAGTTAAATCGCTTAAGCCAAGCGTTGAGCTTGTAA
- the atpA gene encoding F0F1 ATP synthase subunit alpha translates to MQLNSTEISELIKKRIAQFDVVSEAQSTGTIVSVSDGIIRIHGLADVMQGEMIELPGNRYAIALNLERDSVGAVVMGPYADLAEGMTVKCTGRILEVPVGRGLLGRVVNTLGQPIDGKGEIDNDGFSPVEVIAPGVIDRQSVDQPVQTGYKAVDSMVPIGRGQRELIIGDRQTGKTALAIDAIIAQKDSGIKCIYVAIGQKASTIANVVRKLEEHGALANTIVVVASASESAALQYLAPYSGCAMGEYFRDRGEDALIVYDDLSKQAVAYRQISLLLRRPPGREAFPGDVFYLHSRLLERAARVSADYVERFTNGAVKGQTGSLTALPIIETQAGDVSAFVPTNVISITDGQIFLESSLFNSGIRPAVNPGISVSRVGSAAQTKVIKKLSGGIRTALAQYRELAAFAQFASDLDDATRKQLSHGQKVTELLKQKQFAPMPVSEQALVLFAAEFGYLDDVELERIGSFESALLAYANSNHTDFMKDLAKSGDYNDSIKDQLKAIVEDFKKNGAW, encoded by the coding sequence ATGCAACTAAATTCAACTGAAATTAGTGAATTGATTAAAAAACGTATTGCCCAATTTGATGTGGTGAGCGAAGCTCAAAGCACAGGGACAATCGTTTCAGTAAGCGATGGTATTATTCGTATCCATGGTCTTGCTGATGTAATGCAAGGTGAAATGATCGAATTACCTGGCAATCGTTATGCTATTGCGTTAAACCTAGAACGTGATTCTGTAGGTGCGGTAGTAATGGGGCCTTATGCTGACTTAGCTGAAGGTATGACGGTTAAATGTACCGGTCGTATCTTAGAAGTTCCGGTAGGTCGCGGTTTATTAGGTCGTGTGGTAAATACACTTGGTCAACCGATCGATGGTAAAGGTGAAATCGATAATGACGGTTTCTCTCCGGTTGAAGTTATCGCGCCGGGTGTTATCGACCGTCAATCAGTAGATCAACCTGTACAAACCGGTTATAAAGCGGTTGACTCAATGGTTCCAATCGGTCGTGGTCAACGTGAGTTAATCATCGGTGACCGTCAAACAGGTAAAACAGCATTAGCAATCGATGCGATCATTGCACAGAAAGATTCTGGTATTAAATGTATCTATGTCGCAATCGGTCAAAAAGCATCTACTATCGCTAACGTAGTACGTAAATTAGAAGAACATGGCGCATTAGCAAATACAATCGTTGTTGTAGCATCAGCTTCTGAATCTGCGGCACTACAATACCTTGCACCATACTCTGGTTGTGCAATGGGTGAATATTTCCGTGATCGCGGTGAAGATGCGTTAATCGTTTATGATGATTTATCTAAACAAGCGGTTGCTTATCGTCAAATTTCATTATTATTACGTCGTCCACCAGGTCGTGAAGCTTTCCCAGGTGACGTATTCTACCTACACTCTCGTTTATTAGAGCGTGCAGCACGTGTAAGTGCAGATTATGTAGAGCGTTTCACTAACGGTGCGGTAAAAGGTCAAACTGGTTCATTAACTGCATTACCGATTATCGAAACACAAGCGGGTGACGTATCAGCGTTCGTTCCAACTAACGTAATTTCTATTACTGACGGTCAGATCTTCTTAGAATCAAGCTTATTTAACTCAGGTATCCGTCCTGCGGTAAACCCAGGTATTTCGGTATCTCGTGTAGGTTCTGCCGCGCAAACTAAAGTAATTAAGAAATTATCAGGTGGTATCCGTACCGCATTAGCTCAGTATCGTGAATTAGCAGCGTTTGCTCAGTTTGCTTCAGATTTAGATGATGCAACACGTAAACAACTTTCTCATGGTCAGAAAGTAACAGAATTACTTAAACAGAAACAATTTGCGCCAATGCCTGTAAGTGAACAAGCATTAGTTCTTTTTGCGGCTGAATTCGGTTATTTAGATGATGTAGAACTTGAGCGTATCGGTTCATTCGAGTCTGCATTACTTGCTTACGCAAATAGCAATCACACTGATTTTATGAAGGATTTAGCAAAATCTGGCGATTATAACGATTCAATCAAGGATCAATTAAAAGCTATCGTAGAAGACTTCAAAAAGAACGGTGCGTGGTAA
- the atpG gene encoding F0F1 ATP synthase subunit gamma, with translation MAGAKEIRTKIASVKNTQKITKAMEMVATSKMRKTQERMAAGRPYSETIRKVISHIAKGSIGYKHPFLTERDIKKVGYFVVSTDRGLCGGLNINLFKATLNEFKTWKDKNVSVELGLVGSKGVSFYQSLGLNVRSQVTGLGDNPEMERIVGAVNEMINAYRNGEVDAVYIAYNRFENTMSQKPVIAQLLPLPKLEDDELETKGSWDYIYEPSPQVLLESLLVRYLETQVYQAVVDNLASEQAARMVAMKAATDNAGTLIDELQLVYNKARQASITNELNEIVAGAAAI, from the coding sequence ATGGCAGGTGCTAAAGAGATAAGAACCAAAATTGCGAGTGTGAAAAATACCCAAAAAATCACCAAAGCAATGGAAATGGTTGCTACCTCTAAAATGCGTAAAACGCAAGAGCGTATGGCTGCCGGTCGTCCTTATTCGGAAACAATCCGTAAGGTGATTAGCCATATTGCTAAAGGAAGCATTGGTTATAAGCACCCGTTTTTAACTGAACGAGATATTAAAAAAGTTGGTTACTTTGTCGTATCAACCGATCGTGGCTTATGTGGCGGTCTTAATATCAATTTATTCAAAGCGACTTTGAATGAATTTAAAACGTGGAAAGATAAAAACGTTAGTGTTGAGCTTGGCTTAGTAGGTTCAAAAGGTGTGAGCTTTTACCAAAGTCTCGGTTTAAATGTGAGATCTCAGGTAACGGGCTTAGGTGATAATCCTGAAATGGAACGTATTGTCGGTGCGGTTAATGAAATGATTAACGCTTATCGCAATGGTGAAGTGGATGCGGTTTATATCGCTTATAACCGTTTTGAAAATACGATGTCGCAAAAACCTGTTATTGCACAATTACTTCCATTACCTAAACTAGAAGATGATGAATTAGAAACTAAAGGTTCATGGGATTATATCTATGAACCAAGTCCACAAGTTTTATTGGAGAGTTTACTTGTTCGTTATTTAGAAACTCAGGTATATCAAGCAGTTGTCGATAACCTTGCTTCTGAACAAGCCGCTCGAATGGTAGCAATGAAAGCCGCAACAGATAATGCGGGTACATTAATTGATGAATTACAATTGGTGTATAACAAAGCTCGCCAAGCAAGCATTACAAATGAATTAAACGAAATTGTTGCGGGTGCCGCAGCAATTTAA
- the atpD gene encoding F0F1 ATP synthase subunit beta — protein sequence MATGKIVQIIGAVIDVEFPQDAVPKVYDALKVESGLTLEVQQQLGGGLVRCIALGTSDGLKRGLKVENTGNPIQVPVGTKTLGRIMNVLGEPIDEKGPIGEEARWDIHRAAPSYEEQSNSTELLETGIKVIDLICPFAKGGKVGLFGGAGVGKTVNMMELIRNIAIEHSGYSVFAGVGERTREGNDFYHEMTDSNVLDKVSLVYGQMNEPPGNRLRVALTGLTMAEKFRDEGRDVLFFVDNIYRYTLAGTEVSALLGRMPSAVGYQPTLAEEMGVLQERITSTKTGSITSVQAVYVPADDLTDPSPATTFAHLDSTVVLSRNIASLGIYPAVDPLDSTSRQLDPLVVGEEHYNVARGVQGTLQRYKELKDIIAILGMDELSEDDKLVVARARKIERFLSQPFFVAEVFTGSPGKYVSLKDTIRGFKGILEGEFDHIPEQAFYMAGSIDEVVERASKM from the coding sequence ATGGCAACAGGAAAAATTGTACAGATTATCGGTGCGGTAATCGACGTTGAATTCCCGCAAGATGCAGTACCAAAAGTATATGATGCCTTAAAAGTTGAATCAGGTTTAACCCTTGAGGTTCAACAACAATTAGGTGGTGGACTTGTGCGTTGTATCGCATTAGGTACATCAGACGGTTTAAAACGTGGCTTAAAAGTTGAAAATACGGGTAACCCGATTCAAGTACCAGTTGGTACGAAGACTCTTGGTCGTATTATGAACGTATTAGGTGAGCCGATCGATGAAAAAGGTCCTATTGGCGAAGAAGCTCGTTGGGATATTCACCGTGCAGCACCAAGCTACGAAGAACAATCAAACAGCACGGAATTACTTGAAACCGGTATCAAAGTTATCGACTTAATTTGTCCATTCGCAAAAGGTGGTAAAGTTGGTTTATTCGGTGGTGCGGGTGTAGGTAAAACCGTTAACATGATGGAATTAATCCGTAATATCGCAATCGAACACTCTGGTTACTCAGTATTCGCTGGTGTTGGTGAGCGTACGCGTGAAGGTAATGACTTCTATCACGAAATGACGGATTCTAACGTATTAGACAAAGTATCACTTGTTTACGGTCAGATGAATGAGCCACCAGGTAACCGTCTTCGTGTTGCTTTAACAGGCTTAACTATGGCGGAAAAATTCCGAGATGAAGGTCGTGATGTATTATTCTTCGTAGATAATATTTACCGTTATACCTTAGCTGGTACAGAGGTATCTGCATTATTAGGTCGTATGCCATCTGCGGTAGGTTATCAGCCGACACTTGCAGAAGAAATGGGTGTATTACAAGAACGTATTACTTCGACTAAAACAGGTTCTATTACCTCTGTTCAAGCGGTTTACGTTCCTGCGGATGACTTAACGGACCCTTCTCCGGCAACAACTTTCGCACACTTAGACTCAACAGTTGTATTAAGTCGTAATATCGCATCTCTTGGTATTTACCCTGCGGTTGACCCATTAGATTCAACTTCTCGTCAATTAGATCCATTAGTTGTTGGTGAAGAACACTATAATGTAGCACGTGGCGTACAAGGTACATTACAACGCTATAAAGAGTTAAAAGATATCATCGCTATTTTAGGTATGGATGAGTTATCTGAAGACGATAAATTAGTGGTTGCTCGTGCACGTAAGATCGAACGTTTCTTATCACAGCCATTCTTCGTTGCGGAAGTATTTACCGGTTCTCCAGGTAAATATGTATCATTAAAAGATACAATCCGTGGCTTCAAAGGTATCTTGGAAGGTGAATTTGACCATATCCCAGAACAAGCGTTCTATATGGCTGGTTCAATTGACGAAGTAGTGGAAAGAGCGAGCAAGATGTAA
- a CDS encoding F0F1 ATP synthase subunit epsilon, with product MASQFELSIVSAEKEIFNGDVISVRVTGIDGELGVYAGHTPLLTSIKPGMVKYTLEDGKEEFIYVSGGFLEVQPTIVTVLADIAIRGEELDQQRILAAKRKAEDTLSKSNNAELSAKLSREIAKLRVYEIVNSKLANRR from the coding sequence ATGGCATCTCAATTTGAGCTTAGTATCGTAAGTGCTGAAAAAGAAATCTTTAATGGCGATGTAATTAGCGTTCGTGTAACGGGTATTGATGGTGAGTTAGGAGTGTATGCAGGACATACACCTTTATTAACCTCGATTAAACCTGGTATGGTTAAATACACACTTGAAGATGGTAAAGAAGAGTTTATCTATGTGTCTGGCGGCTTTTTAGAAGTTCAGCCAACTATCGTGACTGTTCTTGCTGATATTGCGATTCGCGGTGAAGAGTTAGATCAACAACGAATTCTTGCTGCAAAACGTAAAGCAGAAGATACATTAAGCAAATCAAATAATGCAGAACTTTCTGCGAAACTATCTCGTGAAATTGCTAAATTACGAGTTTATGAAATCGTAAATTCAAAATTAGCAAATAGACGTTAA
- a CDS encoding glycosyltransferase family 8 protein → MTATMHIAFAADRNYAEQIITLIKSICFFDKDIHFYLINKDFSEQWFYALNLNLNKINCRITDIKVEQTNFSHLKTMQYVSEASYYRCLIPQLIPQDKVLYLDCDIIANGSLLSLYQQDLTNYLAAASPDFLINSGFFYHKFFPHIEQYFNAGVLLFNNKKWRETADIDQRLENAILTYQQSGSDLADQDILNLVLQNQYFPLAKKYNYQFGASYYLIESNRLDIYDDIMNIGDQAPILIHYTGIAKPWTPLCQNKHHAEQQYWKAYRLTWAEIIDHHINK, encoded by the coding sequence ATGACCGCTACAATGCATATTGCTTTTGCTGCGGATCGTAACTACGCAGAACAAATTATTACCCTAATTAAATCTATTTGCTTTTTTGATAAAGACATACACTTTTATCTGATCAATAAAGATTTTTCAGAACAGTGGTTTTATGCTCTTAATCTGAATTTGAATAAGATAAATTGCCGTATTACAGATATAAAAGTTGAACAGACAAATTTTTCGCATTTAAAAACTATGCAATATGTATCCGAAGCAAGCTACTACCGTTGTTTAATTCCTCAACTTATTCCTCAAGATAAAGTGCTTTATCTCGATTGTGACATAATTGCAAATGGCTCTCTGTTATCACTATACCAACAAGATCTGACAAATTACTTAGCCGCAGCCTCACCGGATTTTTTAATTAATAGCGGCTTCTTCTACCATAAGTTTTTCCCACATATAGAGCAATATTTTAATGCCGGAGTATTATTGTTTAATAATAAAAAATGGCGAGAAACCGCTGATATAGATCAGAGGTTAGAAAATGCAATTCTGACTTATCAGCAAAGCGGTTCTGACTTAGCCGATCAGGATATTTTAAATTTAGTGCTACAGAATCAATACTTCCCATTAGCAAAAAAATATAATTATCAATTTGGTGCAAGCTATTATTTAATTGAAAGTAATCGTTTAGATATTTATGACGATATCATGAATATTGGTGATCAAGCACCGATACTTATTCATTATACAGGGATCGCTAAACCTTGGACGCCGCTGTGCCAAAATAAACATCATGCGGAACAACAATACTGGAAAGCTTATCGTCTTACATGGGCAGAAATTATTGATCACCATATCAACAAATAA
- the tusB gene encoding sulfurtransferase complex subunit TusB gives MLYTFSKAQYELTELNQILAQITANDAIVLWQDGVLLAVKYPQLFSQISHLFILANDLEARGLNTKFKSISLTEFVKVSETFHPQVAL, from the coding sequence ATGCTTTATACATTTTCTAAAGCACAATATGAGTTAACTGAACTAAACCAAATACTCGCTCAAATTACGGCAAATGATGCCATAGTCTTATGGCAAGACGGTGTCTTGCTAGCAGTTAAATATCCTCAACTTTTTTCACAAATATCTCATTTATTTATATTAGCCAACGATCTCGAAGCTAGAGGGTTAAACACAAAATTTAAATCCATTTCGCTTACAGAATTCGTCAAGGTTAGTGAAACCTTTCATCCACAGGTAGCCCTTTAA